A region of the Fulvia fulva chromosome 7, complete sequence genome:
GTAGGACGAGGATATTTGGCTGGTCGTATCTTCTGACAGGGAAAGTGTAGTACGGCAGTCCGTGTTTTGCTGCTCGTGCAGGATGCTGGCAGTCAGTGACACCTATCTTCTCAAGCGTGCATGTCGACGGACTTGTCGGCGGCAGGTGGCCAAGACCATGCCGATAGCACGGTGCCGTCGCTCGACGAGGCTATATCCCCAGGCCAGTGTCATGGCCACGGTAATGGCTGAGGGAAAAGGAATGGTTGTTGCGCTAAGCATCGGCTCTTTCCGCGTGCACGGACATCATGTTTTCGCCGAGATCCGAAACCGAGCGAGATCTTTCGAGATGGTCGATGGAAGACTGTCAGTGAACATCCACAGCACACTCTTTGCCTTTGCTTGTTTGGCGCATCATGGCGCATCGTATCATCAGTCAGGTCGTCGTATGTACTGCTATACCACAAACACATGATCGTTACTGACAGACCTAGTTGACCGGCGCAAGAGTATTCGGGAGAGCGTTCGCAGAGGCGTAAGTCGATGATCGATGAACACCATGGCACATACATACTGACCATGACGATAGATATAAGCAAGCCTCAGCATCACAAGTACCACTCACGCCATCCTCTAGTATACCTACAGACACTGATCCGTCTACCAGAAATACGCAGCATCGCAAGCTGGCAACCCGACAGCGGCGAATACCCTCTCCTCCTCAGGCCTCACCTTATCCGAAGCCTGCCAGATTCTGAACGTCTCACCACCTAAATCTGGGCAGGCAGACGTCCAGAAGATCCACGCGCAGTTCAAGCGCCTATTCGACATGAACGACCCGAAGAAAGGAGGATCGTTCTATCTACAAAGTAAAGTGTTACGAGCGCGAGAACGGATAGAGCTGGAGGTACGTGAAGCACAGGCAGCTAAAGAGCGGGAGGAAGAGATACGGCATGGCTGGAGGCCGAAGCTATACAGGGATTGAGCATATGATGAAGGGTATGTGCTGACGCGACATTTGGGTGTAGGCGCAAAGACTGAAGCATCAAAGTCAGCAATCAACACAATCGGAAGCATCATCGGCGTCACAACAGCCGCCGCCGAGCTGAAGATGAGGACTTTGCGGCTCGGAGATGGCAATATATCGATGATTTGATGGCATAGCGAGGCGTTCTGGGCATGGGCATTTACATCAGCATAGCGACACTGCGTGCAGGAGCTGTGGAAGTGAGGAATTGGCGGTCATCTCCGCTCTCGATGCAGAAAGGCCGACGCGGTAGCTCCGGGCACGACTGAGCAGGCTACAAGAGGAGATGAGAGGAGGTGGAGAAAGAGAGATGCAGAGAAGAAGATGCATTGTGTACTTATAGATACGACACCTGTACAGCAAAACGAATACCTTCGACAGTAGCCGCCACCGAATTTGGTTGCTCCAGTCAGATGATTGGATCTTCCCGTGGGAGGAGCGAACACGTTCGATGGCCTCTTAACCCAACATCCAAAGGCAAAGGGGAGCTGCTTATGGCACTAGTGAGAGCGACGGTGTAATGTACACATGCCAAAATGTCGACTG
Encoded here:
- a CDS encoding Mitochondrial import inner membrane translocase subunit tim16, which codes for MAHRIISQVVLTGARVFGRAFAEAYKQASASQKYAASQAGNPTAANTLSSSGLTLSEACQILNVSPPKSGQADVQKIHAQFKRLFDMNDPKKGGSFYLQSKVLRARERIELEVREAQAAKEREEEIRHGWRPKLYRD